In one Pseudarthrobacter oxydans genomic region, the following are encoded:
- a CDS encoding bifunctional riboflavin kinase/FAD synthetase, with protein MVYIWNDPSEVPADFGPSVVTIGNFDGVHRGHQQVLSELVRTARITRSKAVVVTFDPHPALVHRPESAPELIMGLQDKLEALGELGLDAILVMKYSLDLASLTPEEFVEQYLVDCLHAGHVVIGHDVRFGRNNSGDLDTMKALGQKFGFEVQVISEFGSEGYPLHDDDGTDRRCSSTWVREALQEGDVATASAVLGRPHRMRGEVVHGAARGRALGFPTANLASNASGLIPADGIYAGWLVDQAGTRWPAAISVGSNPTFDGVSRQVEAHVIDRPKEDVEDFDLYGQTVVVEFVARLRGMVAYRGPEALVEQMRLDVIQAHGLLARR; from the coding sequence ATGGTCTACATCTGGAACGATCCGTCCGAGGTCCCGGCGGACTTCGGCCCATCTGTTGTCACCATCGGAAACTTTGACGGAGTGCACCGGGGACACCAGCAGGTGCTCTCCGAACTGGTCCGCACGGCCCGGATCACAAGGTCCAAAGCTGTTGTGGTCACCTTCGATCCACACCCGGCCCTGGTCCACCGTCCCGAGTCCGCGCCCGAGCTGATCATGGGCCTGCAGGACAAGCTCGAGGCGCTGGGGGAGCTGGGCCTGGACGCCATCCTGGTCATGAAGTATTCGCTGGACCTGGCCAGCCTCACCCCTGAAGAGTTCGTGGAGCAGTACCTGGTGGACTGCCTGCACGCCGGCCATGTGGTCATCGGCCACGACGTACGCTTCGGACGCAACAATTCGGGGGACCTGGACACCATGAAGGCCCTCGGCCAGAAGTTCGGGTTTGAGGTGCAGGTGATCAGCGAGTTCGGCTCTGAGGGCTACCCCCTGCATGACGACGACGGCACGGACCGCCGCTGCTCCTCCACCTGGGTGCGGGAGGCCCTGCAGGAAGGCGACGTTGCCACGGCGTCCGCTGTCCTGGGGCGTCCGCACCGGATGCGCGGCGAGGTTGTTCACGGCGCCGCACGCGGCCGCGCACTTGGCTTTCCCACCGCCAACCTCGCCAGCAACGCCAGCGGCCTGATCCCAGCCGACGGCATCTACGCCGGCTGGCTGGTGGACCAGGCGGGTACCCGGTGGCCCGCGGCCATTTCCGTAGGGTCGAACCCCACGTTCGACGGCGTCAGCCGCCAGGTGGAGGCCCACGTGATCGACCGGCCGAAGGAGGACGTGGAGGACTTCGATCTCTACGGCCAGACAGTAGTTGTGGAATTTGTTGCCCGGCTCCGGGGCATGGTGGCTTACCGTGGGCCGGAGGCACTCGTGGAGCAGATGCGCCTGGACGTCATCCAGGCACACGGGCTGCTGGCCAGGCGCTAG
- a CDS encoding ScyD/ScyE family protein — protein MTRRLTIIACVAAAAVIAPAAPSWARDEAQDQDVLADGLVSPLHLAVGTNKSVYVTQDFAGTLSRVDRDRTVDAVYQAPEGWGVAGVETRGATAFFLEAKGAGQGVPAALGGYLKSIRPGGEADTIADLAEYERTINPDAGQHYGFASGTSGQCLEEAAGIPDAPPPQYTGALDSNPYATYVQANTAYVADAGANAILKVNISSGDITTLAVLPPRPAVLTAEAAATLGAPGCAGFEYAFEPVPTDVEMGPDGWLYVSSLPGGPEVPSLGDRGAIFKVNPWTGQTKLWVDYILSPTGLAVANNGDVYVASLFGNQVLRFIASKGHRTEFLAVESPADVEIRGGTLYATVNALAGPPHGPGGAPAGPPAGKVIEADLR, from the coding sequence ATGACGAGAAGGCTAACCATCATCGCCTGCGTGGCGGCTGCAGCCGTCATCGCACCGGCAGCTCCGTCCTGGGCCCGCGACGAAGCCCAGGACCAGGACGTCCTGGCCGACGGCCTCGTTTCGCCCCTGCATCTGGCCGTGGGAACAAACAAGTCGGTCTACGTCACCCAGGACTTCGCGGGGACGCTGAGCCGCGTGGACCGTGACAGGACTGTCGATGCCGTTTACCAGGCTCCGGAAGGCTGGGGCGTGGCCGGGGTGGAAACACGTGGCGCCACGGCCTTCTTCCTTGAAGCCAAGGGGGCGGGCCAAGGTGTGCCGGCGGCGTTGGGCGGGTACCTGAAATCGATCCGCCCCGGAGGCGAGGCCGATACGATAGCGGACCTCGCTGAATACGAGCGGACCATCAACCCGGACGCCGGCCAGCATTACGGTTTCGCCTCCGGCACAAGCGGCCAGTGCCTTGAGGAAGCCGCAGGCATCCCGGATGCCCCGCCGCCCCAGTACACAGGCGCCCTGGACTCAAATCCGTACGCCACCTACGTGCAGGCCAACACGGCGTACGTGGCAGATGCCGGAGCGAACGCAATCCTCAAGGTCAACATCAGCTCCGGCGACATCACCACACTGGCGGTCCTGCCGCCGCGGCCCGCAGTGCTCACGGCGGAAGCTGCGGCCACGCTGGGGGCGCCTGGCTGCGCAGGGTTCGAGTATGCATTCGAGCCTGTTCCCACGGATGTGGAAATGGGTCCGGACGGCTGGCTGTACGTGTCGTCCCTGCCCGGCGGCCCGGAGGTCCCCTCGCTTGGTGACCGCGGCGCGATCTTCAAGGTCAATCCCTGGACCGGCCAGACGAAGCTCTGGGTCGACTACATCCTCAGCCCCACGGGCCTGGCAGTGGCGAATAACGGCGACGTGTACGTTGCATCGCTTTTCGGCAACCAGGTCCTGAGGTTCATCGCATCGAAGGGACACCGTACCGAGTTCCTCGCAGTCGAATCACCGGCGGACGTCGAGATCCGCGGGGGCACGCTGTACGCCACGGTGAACGCATTGGCGGGACCCCCGCACGGTCCCGGCGGGGCGCCCGCAGGGCCGCCGGCCGGGAAGGTCATCGAGGCCGACCTCCGCTAG
- the rbfA gene encoding 30S ribosome-binding factor RbfA codes for MADPARAAKLAQRIKVVVAEALGRKVKDPRLEGITVTDARVTNDLQHATVYYTVFGDQAVQADAAKGLEKAKGVLRQEVGRNITVRLTPSLEFVADQIPVVASNLEELLREAKKRDAEVAALAAQAKHAGDADPYKSDASADVDIDEDDFDEEDLDLGDDEELDEDGHK; via the coding sequence ATGGCTGATCCGGCACGTGCTGCCAAGTTGGCGCAGCGGATTAAGGTTGTTGTTGCTGAGGCCCTGGGCCGGAAGGTTAAGGATCCTCGGCTGGAGGGCATTACCGTCACTGATGCCCGGGTGACCAATGATCTGCAGCATGCCACTGTGTATTACACCGTCTTTGGCGACCAGGCTGTCCAGGCTGACGCCGCCAAGGGACTGGAGAAGGCCAAGGGGGTGCTTCGGCAGGAGGTTGGCCGGAACATTACCGTCCGGCTGACTCCCAGCCTCGAATTCGTCGCCGACCAGATTCCCGTGGTTGCCTCCAACCTGGAGGAACTGCTGCGGGAGGCCAAGAAGCGTGACGCCGAGGTGGCCGCGCTTGCCGCCCAGGCAAAGCACGCGGGCGACGCCGACCCCTACAAGAGTGACGCTTCCGCTGATGTGGACATCGACGAGGACGACTTCGACGAAGAGGACCTTGACCTCGGGGACGACGAGGAACTCGACGAAGACGGCCACAAGTAA
- the trxA gene encoding thioredoxin has protein sequence MEAALTACPACGKTNRVPAQAAGRPRCGNCKADLPWIVDAGDADFSAVAEQSPVPVLVDFWAAWCGPCRMVSPVLDKLARERPGRIKLVKVDVDKSPGLSRRFDVQAIPTLMVLVDGKVAARQAGAAPAEALRTWLDRALSGSRS, from the coding sequence ATGGAAGCTGCGCTCACTGCCTGCCCGGCCTGCGGCAAGACCAACCGGGTCCCGGCGCAGGCGGCCGGCCGGCCGCGGTGCGGCAACTGCAAAGCTGACCTGCCCTGGATTGTGGACGCGGGGGACGCGGACTTTTCCGCCGTCGCCGAGCAATCGCCGGTTCCGGTGCTGGTGGACTTCTGGGCGGCCTGGTGCGGTCCCTGCCGGATGGTCAGCCCCGTGCTGGACAAGCTGGCCAGGGAACGGCCGGGCCGGATCAAGCTCGTCAAGGTGGACGTCGACAAGTCGCCGGGCCTGTCCCGGAGGTTCGACGTGCAGGCCATTCCCACGCTGATGGTCCTGGTGGACGGCAAGGTGGCAGCGCGCCAGGCCGGGGCTGCTCCCGCGGAGGCTTTGCGGACGTGGCTGGACCGGGCCCTGTCCGGAAGCCGGAGCTAG
- a CDS encoding winged helix-turn-helix domain-containing protein: MTAERSADSGQEAPGPGGPARPAWTFLTNHGHVLLSVAQEPDILVADIAERVGITTRAALQILKDLESAGYLLRTRVGRRTHYTIRPHQHFRHPATAAQEVDGLIRLFTAAAPGDAPAAPAEP; this comes from the coding sequence ATGACAGCTGAACGTTCCGCCGACAGCGGTCAGGAGGCTCCGGGTCCAGGCGGGCCTGCCCGGCCTGCCTGGACCTTCCTCACCAACCACGGGCATGTCCTGCTGTCCGTGGCACAGGAGCCGGACATCCTGGTTGCAGACATCGCTGAGCGGGTGGGCATCACCACCCGGGCCGCCCTGCAGATCCTCAAGGACCTTGAAAGTGCGGGCTATCTGCTGCGGACAAGGGTGGGGCGCAGGACCCACTACACCATCCGGCCCCACCAGCACTTCCGGCATCCCGCCACTGCCGCGCAGGAAGTGGACGGCTTGATCCGCCTGTTCACAGCGGCTGCGCCGGGCGATGCTCCGGCGGCACCGGCGGAACCGTAA
- a CDS encoding TerC family protein — MYVPLWGWLAVLLFIVLMLALDLFAHRKAHVIGVREAALWSAVWVAFGVGFGVLVWQLYGAEFGQQYFAGYLIEKSLAVDNVFIWAIIFTYFAVPREYQHRVLFFGVLGALVFRGVFIAAGAAIIASAGWVLYLFAAFLLITGYRMIRHRNDHVDPEKSRALNFFRRHVPMTDDFHGQRFLIRRGGVLLATPLLAVLVLVEATDIIFAVDSIPAIFAVTDDVFLVFTANAFAILGLRAMYFLLADLIHRFIYLKTGLALVLIWVGIKMFLKIDIYYIPTPVSLAVIAAILSVSIGASLWATRGQERRPLPAPERAPFGSAAPEDLEALEPLWRRRQPNRSSHL; from the coding sequence ATGTATGTTCCCCTGTGGGGCTGGCTGGCTGTCCTGCTCTTTATCGTCCTGATGCTTGCCTTGGACCTCTTTGCCCACCGCAAGGCGCACGTGATCGGCGTGCGGGAGGCGGCGCTGTGGTCCGCCGTCTGGGTGGCCTTTGGCGTTGGTTTCGGTGTCCTGGTGTGGCAGCTGTACGGTGCGGAGTTTGGCCAGCAGTACTTTGCCGGCTACCTGATTGAAAAGTCCCTCGCCGTGGACAACGTGTTTATTTGGGCAATCATCTTCACGTACTTCGCCGTACCGCGGGAGTACCAGCACCGCGTCCTGTTCTTCGGTGTCCTCGGTGCCCTGGTGTTCCGAGGCGTCTTCATTGCGGCCGGCGCCGCCATCATCGCCAGCGCCGGGTGGGTGCTCTACCTGTTCGCCGCGTTCCTGCTCATCACCGGCTACCGGATGATCCGGCACCGTAACGACCACGTGGATCCGGAGAAGTCCCGGGCGTTGAACTTCTTCCGACGGCACGTGCCCATGACGGACGACTTCCACGGGCAGAGGTTCCTGATCCGGCGCGGCGGCGTGCTCCTGGCCACTCCGCTGCTCGCGGTCCTGGTCCTCGTTGAGGCGACTGACATCATCTTCGCCGTCGATTCGATTCCTGCCATCTTCGCCGTCACGGATGACGTGTTCCTGGTGTTCACCGCGAATGCCTTCGCCATCCTGGGCCTTCGCGCCATGTACTTCCTCCTGGCGGACCTTATCCACCGGTTCATCTACCTGAAGACCGGCCTGGCCCTCGTCCTGATCTGGGTGGGCATCAAGATGTTCCTGAAGATCGATATCTACTACATCCCCACTCCGGTGTCCCTGGCAGTTATTGCCGCGATCCTCTCCGTGTCGATAGGGGCCAGCCTGTGGGCAACACGGGGCCAGGAGCGCCGGCCGCTGCCCGCACCGGAGCGCGCACCGTTTGGATCCGCCGCCCCCGAGGACCTGGAAGCCCTGGAACCGCTGTGGCGCCGCAGGCAGCCCAACAGGTCCAGCCACCTGTGA
- a CDS encoding pyridoxal phosphate-dependent aminotransferase, whose amino-acid sequence MPELAAHVRDVPVNQIREITEAAWRTPGALVLSIGEPGFPLPRHVLDAGMACLDRDETNYTPNAGIPGLREAFAARFREQQGCDIAADRVYVVDGAQQGLHFAMSLLLSPGDEILVPNPGYPTFAMTSRLLNAVPVGYPLYPDHGFQPRPGDIEALVTGRTRVLVLNSPSNPLGAVLAEDLTRDLMDLARRHDLWVISDECYEAFTYDVPHISPARFDGDTPEDARVFTSLTLSKTYGLTGLRIGALICPPGIKQEMDNVMESIVSCVASPSQYAALAALTGPQDYVQHAHRHYRANRDAASAVLDAKGIPYLKAQGAFYLWADVSHASGGDVRSWVRRFLADSGVAVAPGTAFGSIGEGWVRVALCGKQDDLVEGLNRLPGRHG is encoded by the coding sequence ATGCCTGAGCTTGCCGCCCATGTCCGCGACGTGCCCGTCAACCAGATCCGCGAGATCACCGAAGCCGCGTGGCGGACTCCCGGCGCCCTGGTGCTCAGCATCGGCGAACCCGGCTTTCCGCTCCCCCGGCACGTCCTGGATGCAGGCATGGCGTGCCTGGACAGGGACGAGACCAACTACACCCCTAACGCGGGCATCCCGGGGCTGCGCGAGGCGTTCGCGGCCCGGTTCCGGGAGCAGCAGGGCTGCGACATTGCCGCGGACCGGGTGTATGTGGTGGACGGGGCGCAGCAGGGCCTGCACTTTGCCATGAGCCTGCTGCTCTCCCCCGGTGACGAAATCCTGGTCCCCAACCCTGGCTATCCCACGTTTGCCATGACCAGCCGCCTGCTGAACGCTGTTCCGGTGGGTTATCCGTTGTACCCGGACCACGGCTTCCAGCCCAGGCCCGGCGATATCGAGGCGCTGGTGACCGGCCGGACACGGGTGCTGGTCCTGAACTCTCCTTCCAACCCGCTCGGCGCCGTGCTGGCTGAGGACCTCACCCGCGACCTGATGGACCTGGCCCGCCGGCACGATCTGTGGGTCATCTCTGATGAATGCTACGAGGCGTTCACCTACGATGTGCCGCACATCAGCCCTGCCAGGTTCGACGGCGATACGCCGGAAGATGCCCGGGTCTTCACTTCGCTGACCCTGTCCAAGACGTACGGGCTCACCGGGCTGCGGATCGGGGCGCTGATTTGCCCGCCCGGGATCAAGCAGGAGATGGACAACGTGATGGAGTCGATCGTCTCCTGCGTCGCGTCACCGTCCCAGTACGCCGCGCTCGCCGCCCTGACCGGACCGCAGGACTACGTCCAGCACGCGCACCGGCACTATCGGGCAAACCGGGACGCCGCATCCGCCGTCCTCGATGCCAAGGGAATCCCCTACCTGAAGGCGCAGGGAGCCTTCTATTTGTGGGCGGATGTTTCCCACGCCAGCGGCGGGGACGTCCGCAGCTGGGTGCGCCGCTTCCTTGCGGATTCCGGCGTTGCCGTGGCGCCGGGGACTGCATTCGGTTCCATCGGCGAGGGCTGGGTCCGGGTTGCGCTGTGCGGAAAGCAGGATGACCTCGTAGAGGGCCTGAACCGGCTGCCCGGCCGTCACGGCTGA
- the truB gene encoding tRNA pseudouridine(55) synthase TruB produces the protein MLSGLVIVDKPQGWTSHDVVGRMRRLAGTRKVGHAGTLDPMATGVLVVGINKATRLLTYIVGTSKTYTATIRLGQTTVTDDAEGEVTATAGTSGVSEQAIHDGVAALTGDIQQVPSSVSAIKVNGERAYARVRAGEDVKLAARPVTIHRFEVHGIRRDPEADVMDLDVTVECSSGTYIRALARDLGKALGVGGHLTALRRTHVGPYSLEQARTLEQLAEELNVLEMSQAARALMPNRELTAEEATEISFGRRIAAGAAPGSPAAATADHPAAAFAPDGSLVALLADAGSFAKPVLVFAPGNGSSATRTPGEG, from the coding sequence GTGCTTTCTGGACTGGTGATAGTGGACAAGCCGCAGGGATGGACCAGCCATGACGTGGTTGGCCGGATGCGGCGCCTCGCAGGTACCCGGAAAGTAGGGCACGCCGGAACCCTCGACCCCATGGCCACGGGCGTCCTGGTGGTGGGCATCAACAAGGCCACCCGGCTGCTCACCTACATCGTGGGCACCTCCAAGACCTACACCGCCACCATCCGGCTGGGCCAGACCACCGTCACGGACGACGCCGAAGGCGAAGTTACTGCCACGGCAGGCACTTCGGGGGTCAGTGAGCAGGCAATCCACGACGGCGTCGCCGCGCTCACAGGCGACATCCAGCAGGTGCCCAGCAGTGTCAGCGCCATCAAGGTCAACGGTGAACGCGCCTACGCCCGGGTGCGCGCGGGTGAGGATGTGAAGCTTGCCGCCCGCCCCGTCACCATCCACCGCTTCGAGGTGCACGGCATCCGGCGGGACCCGGAAGCGGACGTCATGGACCTGGACGTCACCGTGGAGTGCTCCTCCGGAACCTATATCCGCGCCCTCGCCCGTGACCTGGGCAAGGCGCTGGGAGTGGGCGGGCACCTGACCGCGCTCCGCAGGACCCACGTGGGCCCGTACTCCCTGGAGCAGGCGCGCACGCTCGAGCAGCTCGCCGAGGAACTCAACGTCCTGGAAATGTCGCAGGCTGCCCGGGCACTGATGCCCAACCGTGAGCTGACCGCGGAGGAAGCCACCGAGATCTCCTTCGGCCGGAGGATCGCGGCCGGCGCCGCCCCGGGCAGTCCCGCGGCGGCCACCGCCGACCACCCGGCCGCCGCCTTCGCACCGGACGGGAGCCTGGTGGCACTGCTTGCCGATGCCGGCAGCTTCGCCAAGCCCGTGCTGGTGTTTGCCCCGGGCAACGGCAGCTCCGCAACCCGCACCCCCGGTGAAGGCTGA
- a CDS encoding nucleoside deaminase gives MTEPNDTDHTARYLEQAVELATRNVGEGGGPFGAIVVTADGRVHEGVNRVTRDNDPTAHAEVVAIRAAATAIANYDLQGAVLYASCEPCPLCLASALWARIDRVHFAADRHGAAAAGFDDAVFYEYFDGTRPELLPVTRSDIPSSDAPFQAWGAFEDKKEY, from the coding sequence ATGACCGAGCCGAATGACACTGACCACACCGCAAGGTACTTGGAGCAGGCCGTGGAACTGGCCACCAGGAACGTCGGCGAAGGAGGCGGACCGTTCGGAGCGATTGTTGTGACGGCGGACGGGCGGGTGCACGAAGGCGTTAATCGCGTCACCCGCGACAACGATCCCACCGCCCACGCCGAAGTGGTGGCCATTCGGGCGGCAGCAACGGCGATAGCCAACTATGACCTGCAGGGAGCGGTCCTCTATGCAAGCTGCGAACCGTGCCCGCTCTGCCTTGCCTCCGCGCTCTGGGCCCGGATCGACCGCGTCCATTTCGCCGCAGACCGCCATGGCGCGGCCGCGGCCGGTTTCGACGACGCCGTCTTCTACGAGTACTTCGACGGGACCCGGCCGGAACTGTTGCCCGTCACCCGAAGCGACATCCCGTCGTCGGACGCGCCGTTCCAGGCGTGGGGCGCGTTTGAAGACAAAAAGGAGTATTAG